From a single Streptomyces sp. NBC_00377 genomic region:
- a CDS encoding winged helix-turn-helix transcriptional regulator, protein MTTLNRPGAPEGHVCGIDAAMEVIGGKWKVLILWALHEHPHRRFGELRRLLTGITEKVLASHLRELEADGVVHRVSYDEVPPRVEYSLTDDGVRLNDALQPLAAWGRERPTARGPEGWAGRGSS, encoded by the coding sequence ATGACGACGCTGAACCGGCCGGGCGCACCAGAGGGGCACGTCTGCGGGATCGACGCCGCGATGGAGGTGATCGGCGGCAAGTGGAAAGTGCTGATTCTGTGGGCGCTCCACGAGCATCCCCACCGCCGATTCGGTGAGCTGCGCCGACTGCTGACGGGCATCACCGAGAAGGTGCTGGCCTCTCACCTGCGCGAGCTGGAGGCGGACGGCGTCGTGCACCGTGTCTCCTACGACGAGGTGCCGCCCCGCGTCGAGTACTCACTGACCGATGACGGGGTGCGCCTCAACGACGCACTCCAGCCGCTGGCCGCCTGGGGCCGCGAGCGGCCCACCGCTCGAGGGCCGGAAGGGTGGGCGGGCCGGGGTTCGTCGTGA
- a CDS encoding site-specific integrase, translating into MLDRFGVGEGQPFLLCGDGSYDVDLNRFLRELPSRGARAENSVAAYARDLTLFVRFLETSRHGKRIWACDGEDLWAHERVRLWRTWPATA; encoded by the coding sequence GTGCTGGATCGCTTCGGTGTCGGGGAGGGGCAGCCGTTCCTTCTCTGCGGTGACGGTTCGTACGACGTGGATCTGAACCGCTTTTTGCGTGAGCTGCCGAGCCGGGGGGCGCGGGCGGAGAACAGCGTGGCGGCGTACGCCCGCGACCTGACGCTGTTCGTCCGGTTCCTGGAGACCTCGCGGCACGGCAAGCGAATCTGGGCTTGTGACGGTGAGGACCTGTGGGCCCATGAGCGGGTGCGGTTGTGGAGGACCTGGCCCGCAACCGCGTGA
- a CDS encoding MarR family winged helix-turn-helix transcriptional regulator, protein MDYGDKLFWLSVVIQRKYAQICAEFDLTPSQATLLCAVRNEPRQMADLAASLGMTKNALSQLVDRTARRELVGRASSAQDRRVVMLSATPTGKVLAEALYAEVAKRLPEIARNLDADDQRDFERVATAIVDTSDLSSPTSNQPITP, encoded by the coding sequence GTGGACTATGGCGACAAGCTCTTCTGGCTCTCGGTTGTGATTCAACGCAAGTACGCGCAGATCTGCGCCGAGTTCGACCTGACCCCCTCGCAGGCCACGCTGCTCTGCGCAGTCAGGAACGAGCCGCGGCAGATGGCCGACCTCGCCGCGTCGTTGGGTATGACCAAGAACGCATTGAGCCAGCTGGTCGATCGCACCGCGCGGCGCGAGTTGGTCGGCCGGGCAAGCTCGGCGCAGGACCGACGGGTCGTCATGCTCAGTGCGACGCCCACGGGGAAGGTGCTCGCCGAGGCCCTTTATGCCGAGGTCGCCAAGCGCCTGCCCGAGATCGCGAGGAACCTCGACGCCGACGACCAGCGCGACTTCGAGCGCGTGGCCACCGCCATCGTGGACACGTCGGACCTCTCTTCGCCCACCTCGAATCAACCCATCACACCGTGA
- a CDS encoding NmrA/HSCARG family protein, protein MSTQTTGTIAVLGATGQQGGAVVDALLDRKARVRALVRNPQSDRAQALAARGVELAAIRADDPASLATALATVEGFYFMTPEANSLEEVEAEIRIGTALVDAAVEAGVPHVVFNSVFGADRESGVPHHDSKHWIEEHLRKSGLRATMVRPTAFMENFASVMAPSLEHGEIVLRLPLPEDVALKMISVRDIGLVAAALLLDAAEAPGGAVELVGDELTGPQIAAAFGARVGLPARYEALPLSVLPNDLDKAMFRQFAEAAEYPSDLAVVRSIEPATLDLVEWIRATGWTAPTNVAGS, encoded by the coding sequence ATGAGCACACAGACGACCGGCACGATCGCAGTCTTAGGCGCGACGGGGCAACAGGGCGGGGCGGTGGTCGACGCGCTGCTGGACCGCAAGGCGCGGGTGCGGGCTTTGGTCCGCAACCCGCAGTCCGACCGGGCTCAGGCGCTGGCCGCCCGCGGCGTCGAGCTGGCGGCCATCCGGGCCGACGACCCGGCGTCGCTGGCCACCGCCCTGGCGACAGTCGAGGGGTTCTACTTCATGACGCCGGAGGCGAACAGCCTCGAAGAGGTCGAGGCGGAGATCCGCATCGGTACCGCGCTCGTCGACGCGGCGGTCGAGGCGGGCGTCCCGCACGTCGTGTTCAACTCGGTCTTCGGAGCGGACCGGGAGTCGGGTGTGCCGCACCACGACTCGAAGCACTGGATCGAGGAGCACCTGAGGAAGTCCGGCCTGAGGGCCACGATGGTTCGCCCGACCGCCTTCATGGAGAACTTCGCGAGCGTGATGGCACCGAGCCTGGAGCATGGGGAGATCGTGCTGAGGCTGCCGCTGCCGGAGGACGTCGCCCTGAAGATGATCTCGGTCAGGGACATCGGCCTGGTCGCCGCCGCGCTCCTGCTCGACGCCGCGGAGGCGCCCGGCGGAGCCGTCGAGCTCGTCGGCGACGAGCTGACGGGCCCCCAGATCGCCGCGGCGTTCGGCGCGCGCGTCGGGCTCCCGGCACGGTACGAGGCCCTCCCGTTGAGCGTGCTTCCCAACGACCTCGACAAGGCGATGTTCCGCCAGTTCGCGGAGGCGGCGGAATACCCTTCGGACCTCGCGGTGGTGCGCTCGATCGAGCCGGCCACCCTGGACCTGGTCGAGTGGATCCGAGCTACCGGCTGGACCGCGCCCACAAACGTGGCTGGTTCCTGA
- a CDS encoding DUF1152 domain-containing protein, protein MTPLHANPLFTRLADAERILVAGAGGGFDIYSGLPLALSLLHQGKQVYFANLSFSALAGLPIDDWVAPDLAAVTPDSASHQSYFPERTLAQWLSRHAYPSTVYAFPQTGVRPLRAAYQALIDLHRVDAVVLVDGGTDILMRGDEAGLGTPEEDLTSVAALAALEDIPTRLVVSVGFGVDAYHGVNHVQVLENIAALERDGAYLGAFSIPRATREGALYLDAVAHAQHHTPEHPSIVNGSVAAAVRGSFGDVRFTDRTRDSELFVNPLMSLCFAFDLPGLAARCLYLDRIEDTHLMRQVHSRIAEFRESVVTRPPRRFPH, encoded by the coding sequence ATGACACCCCTCCACGCCAACCCCCTCTTCACCCGGCTCGCCGATGCCGAAAGGATCCTCGTCGCGGGCGCGGGTGGCGGCTTCGACATCTATTCGGGGCTGCCGTTGGCTCTCTCCCTCCTGCATCAGGGCAAGCAGGTGTACTTCGCGAACCTCTCCTTCAGCGCACTCGCCGGTCTCCCGATCGATGACTGGGTCGCCCCCGACCTGGCCGCCGTCACTCCCGACTCCGCCTCGCACCAGAGCTACTTCCCGGAGCGGACCCTCGCTCAGTGGCTGAGCCGACACGCATACCCGTCGACCGTGTACGCCTTCCCCCAGACCGGGGTACGCCCGCTGCGCGCCGCCTACCAGGCACTGATCGATCTGCACCGCGTCGACGCCGTGGTGCTGGTCGACGGCGGTACGGACATCTTGATGCGCGGTGACGAAGCCGGGCTCGGTACTCCGGAGGAAGACCTGACCAGCGTGGCGGCGCTGGCGGCGCTGGAGGACATACCGACCCGCCTTGTGGTGTCGGTCGGCTTCGGCGTGGACGCGTACCACGGCGTCAACCATGTGCAGGTACTGGAGAATATCGCCGCCCTGGAGCGCGACGGTGCGTACCTCGGTGCGTTCTCGATACCGCGCGCCACCCGTGAGGGCGCTCTGTACCTCGACGCGGTGGCACATGCTCAGCACCACACCCCGGAGCATCCCAGCATCGTGAACGGTTCCGTCGCGGCAGCCGTGCGCGGCTCGTTCGGCGACGTCCGCTTCACTGACCGCACCCGGGACAGCGAGCTGTTCGTGAACCCGCTGATGTCCCTCTGCTTCGCCTTCGACCTTCCCGGCCTGGCCGCCCGCTGCCTCTACCTGGACCGGATCGAGGACACCCACCTGATGCGTCAAGTCCATTCACGTATCGCCGAGTTCCGCGAGTCGGTAGTGACTCGTCCTCCTCGCCGCTTTCCGCACTAG
- a CDS encoding 2'-5' RNA ligase family protein, with protein MRTVELLLDEAADLVVREAWRRLADAGLPSQARHRSPTNSPHLTLAACPELTAPIRWELAEVAAALPLAVRFSGVVRFERPTSVLAWALDLDSTLAGLHRRVWEAVASDSPPETLNPFHVPGHWSPHITLGRTRRPGAFAGRRVPELLPAPPLSVQLTTLRSYDTETGALEMLEPRS; from the coding sequence GTGCGCACGGTCGAGTTACTGCTGGATGAGGCGGCTGACCTGGTCGTCCGGGAGGCCTGGCGGCGGCTCGCGGACGCGGGCCTGCCCAGTCAGGCGCGCCACCGCTCACCCACCAACAGCCCGCACCTGACCCTGGCCGCGTGCCCGGAGTTGACCGCCCCGATTCGCTGGGAGCTCGCCGAGGTGGCTGCCGCCCTGCCGCTGGCGGTGCGGTTCAGCGGTGTGGTCCGCTTCGAGCGGCCCACCTCGGTGCTGGCCTGGGCGCTGGATCTCGACTCGACGCTGGCCGGTCTGCACCGCCGGGTGTGGGAGGCGGTCGCCTCCGACAGCCCGCCCGAAACCCTCAACCCCTTCCACGTTCCCGGACACTGGAGCCCGCACATCACCCTCGGCCGGACCCGGCGGCCCGGTGCCTTCGCCGGCCGACGGGTCCCCGAACTGCTGCCGGCGCCGCCGCTGTCCGTCCAGCTCACCACCCTGCGCAGCTACGACACCGAAACGGGCGCCCTGGAAATGCTGGAGCCCCGTTCCTGA
- a CDS encoding LysR family transcriptional regulator, with translation MELEVRHLRVLCAIADAGSLHKAARQLGMSQPSLSTQLRRIEQLLGGLLFTRDCTGSRPTPLGHVVVSRARPLVAELSAIVTETRAAAARAAGGPRLRIGATASRAVPGWLSRLRARMPAVEPGLQMDVSANALLRQVAEGRLDLAFVHEVEGSPLRVPDGLCLRILMEREPQFVTMAADHPAATRREVRLTDLAQDRWMVDATVDGEWEGVCRVLRAAGIEPDLLHGDYLSAYFLAAIGEVVTVSQPTALPPRSDLVIRPLQGDPIGVRLMLAARTADELDTAFDELEGAYWEAARQAPAYQEWLARGAAGRPAQTLRAVGA, from the coding sequence ATGGAGCTCGAGGTGAGGCACTTACGCGTGCTGTGCGCCATCGCCGACGCCGGCAGCCTGCACAAGGCGGCTCGTCAACTGGGCATGTCCCAGCCCTCGTTGAGCACCCAGCTGCGCCGCATCGAGCAACTGCTGGGCGGCCTGCTGTTCACCCGCGACTGTACGGGCAGCCGTCCCACACCGTTGGGACACGTCGTGGTGAGCCGGGCGCGGCCGCTGGTCGCCGAACTCTCCGCGATCGTGACCGAGACCCGGGCGGCGGCAGCCCGCGCGGCGGGCGGCCCCCGGCTGCGCATCGGCGCCACGGCCAGCCGAGCGGTCCCCGGCTGGCTCAGCCGGCTGCGCGCCCGTATGCCCGCGGTCGAGCCCGGCCTGCAGATGGACGTGTCCGCGAACGCCCTGCTGCGGCAGGTGGCCGAAGGCAGGCTCGACCTGGCGTTCGTGCACGAGGTCGAGGGCAGCCCGCTGCGCGTCCCGGACGGGCTGTGTCTGCGGATCCTGATGGAGCGCGAACCCCAGTTCGTCACCATGGCCGCCGACCACCCCGCGGCGACCCGGCGCGAAGTGCGTCTCACGGACCTCGCGCAGGACCGCTGGATGGTGGACGCCACGGTCGACGGCGAGTGGGAGGGGGTGTGCCGGGTGTTGCGCGCCGCGGGGATCGAGCCGGATCTTCTGCACGGCGACTACCTCAGCGCCTACTTCCTGGCCGCCATCGGGGAGGTCGTCACGGTCAGCCAGCCGACCGCGCTCCCACCCCGCTCCGACCTCGTCATCCGGCCCCTGCAGGGCGACCCGATAGGAGTGCGGCTGATGCTCGCGGCCCGGACGGCGGACGAACTCGACACAGCGTTCGACGAGTTGGAGGGGGCCTACTGGGAGGCGGCCCGTCAGGCGCCGGCGTACCAGGAGTGGCTCGCGCGCGGAGCCGCCGGGCGGCCCGCACAGACACTGCGTGCGGTGGGCGCCTGA
- the snpA gene encoding snapalysin: MTSNRTSFTSANASRRLLALGLGVTFAALGGAIPASAQTTGSTATVRAGYTGSAQEAADSKAFFEAVLNSVARKQAANPGLQSVTVYYNVSQAPSFRSQISSAASIWNSSVSNVKLQSTSGSGDFSYYEGNDSRGSYASTNGHGRGYIFLDYAQNRQYDSIRVTAHETGHVLGLPDHYSGPCSELMSGGGPGTSCTNRYPNTTERTRVNQLWANGLAKALDKLNKVR, translated from the coding sequence ATGACGTCCAACCGTACGTCCTTCACGTCCGCGAACGCGTCCAGGAGATTGCTGGCGCTCGGCCTGGGCGTGACGTTCGCGGCGCTCGGCGGCGCGATCCCGGCGAGCGCCCAGACCACCGGCTCCACCGCCACCGTCCGCGCCGGCTACACCGGTTCGGCCCAGGAGGCGGCGGACAGCAAGGCGTTCTTCGAGGCCGTGCTCAACTCGGTCGCCAGGAAGCAGGCGGCCAACCCCGGCCTTCAGTCGGTGACGGTCTACTACAACGTCTCCCAGGCACCGAGCTTCCGCTCCCAGATATCGAGCGCCGCCTCGATCTGGAACAGCTCCGTGAGCAACGTCAAGCTGCAATCCACCTCGGGCAGCGGCGACTTCTCGTACTACGAGGGCAACGACTCCCGGGGCTCGTACGCCTCCACCAACGGCCACGGCAGGGGCTACATCTTCCTCGACTACGCCCAGAACCGGCAGTACGACTCGATCCGTGTCACCGCGCACGAGACCGGTCACGTGCTGGGGCTGCCGGACCACTACAGCGGCCCGTGCAGCGAACTGATGTCGGGTGGCGGACCTGGCACGTCCTGCACCAACCGCTACCCCAACACGACCGAGCGGACGCGCGTCAACCAGCTGTGGGCCAACGGTCTGGCCAAGGCCCTCGACAAGCTGAACAAGGTGCGCTGA
- a CDS encoding protein kinase domain-containing protein: MDTWAVPGYTESLELGAGASGRVVLAVHEETGLPVAVKYLSESLRTRPGFVHGFRAEARLLGGLESPYVADLYEYVESPDGAAIVMELVDGVSLRTLLTRTAPLDPEAALVVLKGSLLGLADAHRVGVVHRDYKPENVLVVPDGSSKLVDFGIAVDVGASAGAAGTPSYMAPEQWTGAPASPAADVYAATATFFECLTSRRPYSGDNLAELVVQHVDGPIPADEVPEAVRHLVRRGLAKDPGERPAHAEAFVAELEAAAGAAYGTDWEERGRGRLAALVALVPLLLPSARSAPPSSTTDTARTVLGRGAAHGPARSWLPGRTGVLVSAAVVLLGVLLSHNLPHTPQAAPQQAAQALATSSARPAVEPEASAAPTASAHSAPPPTSTASPTASPSLSASAPVTAGAGEPSASATTATSPETTPSASTTGSPTPSASPTPPPAPAVKDVTVTNFRQTGSTTASATITVTTDGTGPLSISVSWFTSDSGRGLGTADGASQTFQRSGSTQYSLTVDHTFGNTGCYWAVRATTAPTSADSGGSQQLLTRQCEIR; this comes from the coding sequence ATGGACACATGGGCAGTGCCCGGATACACCGAGTCACTGGAACTCGGGGCAGGGGCCAGCGGGCGGGTCGTTCTGGCCGTGCACGAGGAGACCGGCCTCCCGGTAGCGGTCAAGTACCTCAGCGAGTCGCTGCGTACCCGGCCGGGCTTCGTGCACGGGTTCAGGGCTGAGGCACGGCTGCTCGGCGGACTGGAGAGCCCTTACGTCGCCGACCTGTACGAGTACGTCGAGAGTCCGGACGGCGCCGCCATCGTGATGGAGCTGGTCGACGGCGTCTCGTTGCGCACCCTGCTGACCAGGACGGCCCCGCTCGACCCCGAGGCCGCTCTCGTGGTCCTCAAGGGGTCGCTGCTCGGTCTGGCCGACGCGCACCGCGTCGGCGTCGTCCATCGCGACTACAAGCCGGAGAACGTCCTGGTCGTGCCGGACGGGTCGTCCAAACTCGTCGACTTCGGGATAGCCGTGGACGTCGGCGCCAGCGCCGGCGCGGCGGGGACCCCCTCCTACATGGCGCCCGAGCAGTGGACCGGCGCCCCCGCCTCCCCCGCGGCCGACGTGTACGCGGCCACGGCCACCTTCTTCGAGTGCCTGACGAGCCGCAGGCCGTACTCGGGTGACAATCTCGCCGAGCTCGTCGTGCAGCACGTCGACGGGCCGATCCCCGCCGACGAGGTCCCCGAGGCGGTACGGCATCTGGTGCGGCGCGGTCTCGCCAAGGACCCGGGGGAACGTCCCGCACACGCCGAGGCGTTCGTCGCGGAACTGGAAGCGGCCGCCGGAGCCGCCTACGGGACCGACTGGGAGGAACGCGGCCGCGGACGGCTCGCCGCGCTGGTGGCCCTGGTGCCGCTGCTCCTGCCCTCGGCCCGCAGTGCCCCGCCGAGCAGCACCACGGACACCGCACGCACGGTCCTGGGCCGCGGAGCGGCTCACGGGCCGGCGCGGTCGTGGCTGCCCGGCCGGACGGGCGTACTCGTCTCCGCCGCTGTCGTGCTCCTGGGCGTCCTCCTGTCCCACAACCTGCCGCACACCCCGCAGGCAGCTCCGCAGCAGGCGGCGCAGGCCCTGGCCACCAGCAGTGCCCGGCCCGCCGTGGAGCCGGAAGCGTCCGCCGCTCCGACCGCGTCGGCCCACTCCGCCCCGCCCCCGACGTCCACCGCGTCGCCCACCGCGTCCCCCAGCCTGTCGGCCTCGGCCCCCGTGACCGCCGGCGCCGGCGAGCCTTCGGCGTCCGCCACCACGGCCACGAGCCCGGAAACGACGCCCAGCGCGTCGACCACGGGGTCACCCACGCCGTCGGCCTCCCCGACCCCGCCCCCTGCTCCCGCCGTCAAGGACGTCACGGTGACGAACTTCCGGCAGACGGGTTCCACGACCGCCTCAGCGACCATCACTGTCACTACGGACGGAACCGGCCCGCTCTCCATCAGCGTCTCGTGGTTCACGAGCGACAGCGGCCGAGGGCTCGGCACTGCGGACGGCGCGTCTCAGACCTTCCAACGGAGCGGCTCCACCCAGTACAGCCTCACCGTCGACCACACCTTCGGGAACACGGGCTGCTACTGGGCGGTACGGGCCACGACGGCCCCCACCTCCGCCGACAGCGGCGGCTCGCAGCAGCTTCTGACCAGGCAGTGTGAAATCCGGTGA
- a CDS encoding class I SAM-dependent methyltransferase → MPEAYERHLVPALFRPFAADLAARAAALRPRTVLELAAGTGALTSALLTAAPTASVIASDLNQAMVTAGSAREPRADWRQADAQELPFEDGTFDLVVCQFGVMFFPDRPAAYNEVRRVLAPQGRFLFNSWGPLASHGFAAAFQTALKESMPGAAPAFLEDVPHGYTDLAQVASDLAAAGLTLASAEEVTLDGSGESAASVATGFLTGTPVSAVLDARQDAQGIRTAVAQKMTALLGTGPVTAAMTATLYTAHHQA, encoded by the coding sequence ATGCCCGAAGCCTACGAACGCCACCTGGTGCCTGCCCTCTTCCGCCCGTTCGCCGCCGACCTGGCCGCCAGGGCAGCAGCTCTGCGACCCCGGACGGTCCTGGAACTCGCCGCCGGAACCGGCGCGTTGACCTCCGCCCTACTCACTGCGGCACCCACGGCCTCCGTCATAGCCAGCGATCTCAACCAAGCGATGGTCACCGCCGGCTCGGCACGCGAACCACGCGCCGACTGGCGGCAGGCGGACGCCCAGGAACTGCCCTTCGAGGACGGCACCTTCGACCTCGTGGTGTGCCAGTTCGGAGTGATGTTCTTCCCCGACAGGCCCGCCGCCTACAACGAAGTGCGCAGGGTCCTCGCCCCGCAGGGGCGGTTCTTGTTCAACAGCTGGGGCCCGCTGGCCTCGCACGGGTTCGCGGCCGCCTTCCAGACCGCCCTGAAAGAGTCCATGCCTGGCGCGGCGCCCGCGTTCCTCGAAGACGTGCCGCACGGTTACACGGACCTGGCCCAGGTCGCGTCGGACCTCGCGGCCGCCGGGCTGACCCTGGCCAGCGCCGAGGAAGTCACGCTGGACGGCAGCGGGGAGTCCGCCGCCTCTGTCGCCACCGGGTTCCTCACCGGCACTCCGGTCAGCGCCGTCCTGGACGCCCGTCAGGACGCGCAAGGCATCAGGACCGCAGTCGCGCAGAAGATGACGGCCCTCCTCGGCACCGGTCCTGTGACAGCGGCGATGACCGCGACGCTTTACACAGCGCACCACCAGGCATGA
- a CDS encoding glyoxalase, with product MTSIDCITLEVADPQAAERFYSEGFGLDKQVRIRASEEPTSSFRGFTVSLVVSQPSIVNGLFGTALDAGATTLKPARKSLWGYGGVVQAPDGTIWQIASSSKKDSGPDTRQIDEIVLLLGVSDMAASKRFYVDRGLTVAKSFGSKYTEFDASSSPVKLSLYGRRGLARVAGVPPEGTGSSRLAIGSDAGSFTDPDGFVWETVA from the coding sequence ATGACATCCATCGACTGCATCACCCTGGAAGTGGCCGACCCGCAGGCCGCCGAGCGCTTCTACTCGGAGGGCTTCGGCCTGGACAAGCAGGTGCGCATACGGGCCTCGGAGGAACCCACCTCCAGCTTCCGAGGGTTCACGGTCTCGCTTGTGGTGTCCCAGCCGTCGATCGTCAACGGCCTCTTCGGCACCGCGCTCGACGCCGGCGCAACCACGCTGAAGCCCGCCAGGAAGTCGTTGTGGGGCTACGGCGGCGTCGTACAGGCCCCCGACGGAACCATCTGGCAGATCGCGAGCTCCTCGAAGAAGGACTCCGGCCCGGACACCCGGCAGATCGACGAGATCGTGCTGCTGCTGGGCGTCTCGGACATGGCTGCGAGCAAGCGGTTCTACGTCGACCGCGGCCTCACGGTCGCGAAGAGCTTCGGCAGCAAGTACACCGAGTTCGACGCCTCGTCGAGTCCCGTCAAGCTGTCCCTGTACGGACGTCGCGGCCTGGCCAGAGTCGCCGGCGTACCGCCGGAGGGCACTGGATCGTCCCGGCTCGCGATCGGAAGCGACGCCGGGTCCTTCACCGACCCGGACGGATTCGTGTGGGAGACCGTGGCATGA
- a CDS encoding class I SAM-dependent methyltransferase, which translates to MTDNIAAGPPATDHLSFTDGYVGDPAVRAEWDNRYTEQQQLWSGRPNGALVAEVAGLTPGRVLDVGCGEGADAVWLARQGWDVTALEVSGVALERAAGHARDAGLAVHWVHAALTEATLPPASFDLVSAQYPALLRTPDAAAERALLAAVAPGGVLLLVHHAGMDTQPAHDSGFDPADYVWPSMVAGLLDAGWEVEVDEQRPRVAPDGGAGAHHTDDVVLRVRRLS; encoded by the coding sequence GTGACCGACAACATCGCAGCAGGACCACCCGCGACCGACCACCTCTCGTTCACCGACGGATACGTCGGAGACCCCGCGGTGCGGGCGGAATGGGACAACCGGTACACCGAGCAACAGCAGTTGTGGAGCGGCCGGCCCAACGGTGCGCTCGTGGCCGAGGTCGCCGGGCTCACCCCTGGGCGGGTACTCGACGTGGGCTGCGGCGAAGGCGCGGACGCGGTGTGGCTCGCGCGCCAGGGCTGGGACGTCACCGCGCTCGAGGTCTCGGGCGTGGCGCTGGAGCGCGCGGCCGGGCACGCACGGGACGCCGGCCTCGCCGTTCACTGGGTACACGCCGCCCTCACCGAGGCGACGCTCCCGCCGGCCTCCTTCGACCTGGTCTCAGCGCAGTACCCGGCCCTGCTGCGCACCCCCGACGCCGCTGCCGAGCGGGCGCTTCTGGCAGCCGTCGCACCGGGCGGCGTGCTGCTGCTGGTACACCACGCCGGGATGGACACCCAGCCGGCGCACGACAGTGGCTTCGACCCGGCCGACTACGTCTGGCCCTCGATGGTCGCCGGACTTCTCGACGCCGGCTGGGAAGTGGAGGTGGACGAGCAGCGGCCACGCGTGGCACCCGACGGCGGCGCCGGCGCCCACCACACCGACGACGTGGTGCTCCGCGTACGCCGACTGAGCTGA
- a CDS encoding GNAT family N-acetyltransferase: MNHSSYDISHDVATVRMPQLLELFASAWWATGRTEAAVRGMLDGSDVVVTVVDRRAARLVGFARVLTDRTYLAVVLDVIVSPEVRGGGVGAMVMDAVLAHPWVADVGSVELVCEPDLIAFYERWGFTEHVGRSRLLRRTTDPSPTGG; this comes from the coding sequence GTGAATCACTCCTCGTATGACATCTCACACGACGTCGCCACCGTGCGTATGCCGCAGTTGCTGGAGCTGTTCGCCTCGGCATGGTGGGCAACCGGACGTACGGAGGCGGCGGTTCGCGGCATGCTCGACGGATCAGACGTTGTGGTGACCGTCGTTGACCGACGGGCCGCACGGCTCGTCGGTTTCGCTCGAGTGCTGACCGACAGGACGTATCTGGCCGTCGTCCTTGATGTGATCGTATCGCCCGAGGTTCGAGGCGGGGGCGTCGGCGCGATGGTCATGGATGCCGTGCTGGCGCATCCCTGGGTCGCGGACGTCGGGAGCGTCGAGCTGGTATGCGAGCCCGATCTGATCGCCTTCTACGAGCGGTGGGGATTCACAGAGCATGTCGGGCGATCCCGGCTCCTGCGCAGAACCACCGATCCATCGCCCACAGGTGGCTGA
- a CDS encoding HIT family protein, giving the protein MTTPDCYTCSKEAEFDSLPARECVTYDQHWRVAHALNTAVPGWLVLVPRRHVAAVHDLTDAEASGLGAWQVKLSRALRSLTGCTKTYIVQFAEAEGFAHVHFHIVPRMADLHPQHRGPGIFELLRRPEQERVSDDRADRMAQSLRVRLRDSSPG; this is encoded by the coding sequence ATGACGACCCCCGACTGCTACACATGCAGCAAGGAAGCAGAGTTCGACAGCCTTCCGGCACGCGAGTGCGTGACGTACGACCAGCACTGGCGAGTGGCCCACGCCCTCAACACCGCGGTGCCCGGCTGGCTGGTGCTGGTGCCTCGGCGCCATGTCGCCGCCGTTCATGACCTCACCGACGCCGAGGCATCCGGCCTGGGGGCGTGGCAGGTCAAGCTCTCCCGGGCGCTCCGCAGCCTCACCGGGTGCACCAAGACCTACATCGTCCAATTCGCCGAAGCCGAGGGCTTCGCGCACGTGCACTTCCACATCGTTCCGCGGATGGCAGACCTGCATCCGCAGCATCGTGGTCCGGGTATCTTCGAGCTGCTTCGGCGCCCGGAGCAGGAACGAGTATCCGATGACCGGGCGGACCGTATGGCCCAGTCTCTCCGAGTACGACTTCGTGACTCCTCCCCTGGCTGA